The Mesorhizobium sp. AR02 genomic interval GCTCCTGCTTGAAGGGCTCCTTGCTCCGGACGTTCTTGACCTCCACCAGCCATTGATCGCCATCATTGAGGACGACGCGGAAGTCCGGCGCACGGAAGGTCTCCGCCGCGTGGACGCGTCCGACATCTTCCGCCTTCAGGAGCCTGAAGTGCCCGAGGCTCAGCACTGTCGCCTCGAACAGGCGCTCGATCCGGGAACCGTGGATCAACGCCGGATCAGACAATGCTTCCCGCAAACGCGGCTCGGCGTCCCCCATGAAACGCTCGACCAGAGCCGGATCGTTGAGCGCGATGCCATTCTTGCGCGCAAAGACCGCCACCGACGCCAAAAGCTCGAAGGCCTTCTGTCTCTTGGGCTGTTCGGACCCGTCCTCTTCGCTCATGGTCAACCCTTTGCAAATGGATCGATGTCGGGCGGATTCATGTAGGCCCGGAATCCAGCCAGGTCCTCATCTCTCGGATTCTCGGCTTGCGGAATGAACCTGATCGTCTCGGCGATGTCGCGGCGCGTGACAGTCCCTATGATCGCGCCGCCGTTGCTCATCTCATACTCCATCGAGCCGCAATGCCGGTTCGGGCGCGCCATGCCCGGAGCGAAAGCGATCGGCTTCTTGCTACCCTTCTTGCTTACCTCATGCTTGGCCAGTGCGACCCGGATGAATTCCAGAGTGGTGTAGCCCATTTCCGTCCGCCGCAGATCGATGCGCATCTGCACGACCAGTTCCGACCTCTGCTGCGCGTTCCGAAGCTGCTCAGCCCGCAGTTCGCGGTCGTAATGCCGATAGCCAATATCACGCTCAAGATGGACCGCCTTGAAATCCAGTCCGCCACTCTCGGCGAGCTTGATCACCTCTTCACAGCGCTGGCGCCAAGTCCGCTGAAGCTCATAGGCCGCGTAGATCCACATCGGAGACAGCGCACCGAGCAAGGCCACCTTGTCATGCGGCGGATCGTCATCGGCCTGCCGCCGCATGACCTCGTCTTCCAGCGTGTTCAGCAGATTGTCGATCATGCAAAGCTGGCCGGCCTGCATCACCAGGAACGGGTTCTCGGCAAACCCTGCCAGGCTCTTCAGCGCTTCGACCAGATCGCTCGGGCCGATCTCCGCGACAGAGCGATAGCGGGGCTGATCATAATAGTCTTCATCGATATGGTCGTCGTCCAAGCATTCGCCCCCGCTCGTTCAAGACAGCCAGTATGGCGGATCGGTCACCGCCATCGGCAAAGGGTCCACCCGGCCCCAGAATCGCGTCGTTGCCCTGATGTAGCGGACGAGGTCGTTCCTTCCGATCCTGAGTGTCTCGCTCGGCCTCCGGGGGCCGGGCACCAGGTCGATATAGTCCGCGGCAGTGTCGGACCATAGCGCCGGCGCCATCGCGCGAAGCCGCTCGCAGGACGGTCCTTCGCCATGGCGCACGACATTGGCGACCGTGAACATCTCGTTGAGCTCGGCGCCGAGATCGTCGATCGCCAGATCGATGCTCGCGTGCTGCGCACCGGCAAGCAACTGCTCCTGAAAGCCGCGCAGCTTCGCCAGGTCTGTCGGCCCCGTCGCAGTTGTCCATATGCTGAGCTGCCGTTCGAAGACGCCGGCCAGCGTCAGCACGAAGGATTTGGCAGCCTCGTTTGCGGTGTAATTGTCGACCTGGGCCGCGGCGCGGTCCAGAAACTCGTTCATCGACGCCGCCTCGCCCTGTTCTAGGACGGGATGGAGCACCAGCGCGTCCATCGTGGGCTGGATGACGCGCACGAACAGCCGGTCGAGGTTCGCCTGAAATATCCGAGGGAATTGCCCACCCATGACCGTCATGGCGTTCACCACCTCCAGAGCCCGAGCTGATCATCCGCGCCGTCTCCTTCGGCGTCGCCGGCAAGGCGTAGCCCTTCACCGTGCTCCATATATCTCTGCCGCAGGTGGCATAGCGGTCCGAAAATGTACCGTCATCTCTCATTTTCCCAGCGATACCCGCCTTCCGGTGACCAAAGCACCATATCGCGTGGGCGACCGCGAAACGGGTCGCCCAACAACGCTAGACCGTCGCGAAACTGCGCGTAGTCGTAAGAGCGATCACCTTCATCTCGGATGTCTGGCACGGCTCGGTCGCCGTCCACGAATCCGAATCCGACAGGATCGAAGGTCGGCAACAGAAACGAGGGAGGCATTTGCCGCCGACCGCCGCGGATAACAGCGCTTAGCCCGTTCAAGAATTCGGCGCCTCCCTTCTCTTCGATCGCGAACCATGCGAGCCCGGAAGCCAGTCGCTGCGATGCTGGCAGTTGCGCGTGTCGAGCCATTCGCCGCCAATAGGGATGATCGAAAAATTCCTCGATCCACCATGGCTGCAAACCGGAGCGCTGAACCCAAGGCACCGAAGTAAGGTAAGTCCGGCCGGCATATTGGAGACGCAGGAGCGGGACTGGCTCCTGCTCCGGCACCGCTCCATCGACCGCACGGAGCCAGTCGATCCAGTCGACGACTTCCGGCACGCCCATCAGCATGAAGTTGGATCGGTGCGTCGCTAGGACGATTGGCGCAGGCGTTCCTGCTGGCCGCCCCTCTTCCGGTAGCGACGGAGGCGCAGTGCCGGATTTCTTCCTAGGTTTCGAGATCCGCGTTTCTGACACGCTCAAGAAGCTGCCCGCCGCCGTGGGCTTAGAGCCAAAGGCGATGGAATAGCCGTGGATGACCTCGCCGAAGGGTGACGTCGCTGTGATGTAGGGCTTGACCTGTTTCTTATACTTCCGCTTGGCCGCGCTGGTTATCTTCCCAGCAGTTACATCCTTGGCGAACGAACCGTGCGCCTCGGCCAAGACCACGCCATGACCTGCGGCATTTCCCCCGTCGTAGATAAAATCCGCATGAGGATCGAGCGACGACGAGAGGCACACGGCGTTGGCTCGCCATTCGTAGCCAAGGGCCTCCATATAGAGATGCGTCATGCCGGTACCGACCTTCGCTGCGAACTGCGATCCGGCCGTATCCGCGAGAAACTCAAAGTACGACCTCAGAGCAAACGTGCTTCCATCCTCGAGAAGCGTCTCCAGTTCGACCAAGGCGCTTTGTTGCAAGCCATCCAGGAGTTCCTTCGGGGCGTCGTCCCAGGTGGTCGCGGTGCGAGCAACGGCAGCTGCCAGCGCCATCGGCTGAAATGAGAGGTTGGTGCAGACGGGAGGCGCGATAAAATTCGGAACGATTGGACTGGGGACGTGCAGATGCTTCGTGTGTTTGGTCAAGCCGACCAGCTTGCTCAACACTCCCACGCCTGACGTTGAAATAATCCCGCTCATAACATCCCCCGCGCGTTCTCCCCTCAATTTTATATCTTATCAATCAATACTTTCTCCAACCTGTTGCTTCCGATTCCCTCATGAGCCGATTCGGATCTAAACGAACGGCGCCGCAGCGAGGATGTTTTGACCCTGGACGATGACGTTGCACCATTGCTTGGCCCGCGTCACGGCGTTGTAGAGCAGCCGTCGCTTGTGCTCGACATCGCCGCCTACCTGATACGGCCATACAATTACGACGCCGTCGAACTCGCGATTCTTGGCTTGCTGTACCGTCAATGCAGTGAACAGGTGCGCGAAATTACCGCCATGCTGTCGGCGAAGCGCCACGTTTCGAGCGATCACAGCCTCGATGTCCGCTCGGGCGAATTCTACCCTCCCTAGCGCATGGATTTGGTTCTCAACCCACATGATCGACGCACGCACCGGCCCGGAGGGCGGCAGCGCACGAAGCGCGGCGAGCGCAACCATGGCGGGCGAGGTTGCACCGAGTTGGAGGTCGTCGATGATGACCTGCGTCTCCTCGCGATCCGTGCCCTCCCAATGAATCGAATACGGGCCGCTACCCTGCTGCCCGCACGGACCTTGGCCGACACGAGCCACAACATTCTGAGTAAATCCGCCTTGTAAGGCGGGTGTGATCACCGCGACATTGCCGCCCTGGCGCCAAGCGACGGCGTTGGCGAGCAACGTCGCGGCAAGCGGGACGCTCACGCCTGGCTGTAAAATTCGGAATCCTTGGCCATTGATCGGTGCCTGTCCACCTCGGATAGCCGCCGCAGCCGCGAGAAGGCCGCCCATGTTGGTCCGGCGAACTTGAACCAGCGTTTCAGGCTCCGCTGCGCCTTGCATCCACGCCACGAGCGGGTTTGGCCGAAGCGATTGGTCGAGACATTGAAACTCGTCGGCAGCGATCAGCGTGCGCGTCGCGGTCGAGAGCGCGACCAACATGCGCATTCGCTGAGGCCTGAGATCTTGGCCTTCATCGACCAACACAATCGGAAAGCTCGCAGCTGTCCAATTTCGGACCTGCACCTGCTCAAGAAGCATCCCTGCGGCGTCACAGACTGCGTCGAATTCACCCTCGGTCCTTGCGGGTACCCCGAGCGCGGCTGCTAGTCCACGCCAGCGCCGGGAGATCCGCCAGGCAAAGCTATCGACCGTGCAGCATTCTACCCGCCCAACGAGTCCAGGCACGGTGCGAAGCCGATCGGCTAACCGACGACGAGCCCCATGCATGAAGGTCAATGCGAGAACGCGTTGCCCCTTCGTCAACGGATGCGCGGCCAGCGTCTCGGCCAGCATTTCCATCAACCGAAACG includes:
- a CDS encoding ATP-dependent helicase, which gives rise to MTVRAVEGAAGCGKTFRLMEMLAETLAAHPLTKGQRVLALTFMHGARRRLADRLRTVPGLVGRVECCTVDSFAWRISRRWRGLAAALGVPARTEGEFDAVCDAAGMLLEQVQVRNWTAASFPIVLVDEGQDLRPQRMRMLVALSTATRTLIAADEFQCLDQSLRPNPLVAWMQGAAEPETLVQVRRTNMGGLLAAAAAIRGGQAPINGQGFRILQPGVSVPLAATLLANAVAWRQGGNVAVITPALQGGFTQNVVARVGQGPCGQQGSGPYSIHWEGTDREETQVIIDDLQLGATSPAMVALAALRALPPSGPVRASIMWVENQIHALGRVEFARADIEAVIARNVALRRQHGGNFAHLFTALTVQQAKNREFDGVVIVWPYQVGGDVEHKRRLLYNAVTRAKQWCNVIVQGQNILAAAPFV